The Desulfovibrio subterraneus nucleotide sequence CGCCCGCCCCGCAGCACTTTTTCTGCCACGGCAATGACGGCCGGATTCTCGTTGAACGCGCTGCCGGACATCATGCGGCACCTCCTTTGCCTGCGCAGCCGCAGGCAGAAGCACCTGACTGCACGGGGTTGTAGAAAGCATCGCGGCGCACCGGGGTGAAACCGGAACGGCGGATCATCTCATCAAGCTGCACCGTGGTCATGGCCTGATCGGACTGGGCACCGGCATCGTGACCGATCTTTTCTTCCACGATGGTGCCGTCCAGATCGTCGGCCCCAAAGTACAGGGCGGTCTGCGCCGTTTTCACGCCCAGCATCACCCAGTAGGACTTGATGTGCGGAATATTGTCCAGCATGAGGCGGCACAGGGCGATGGTCTTGAGCTTGTCCAGACCGTTGTGCTCGCCGTAGCGTTCCGCAGGGAGCTTGAGCAGGCTGTTTTCCGTGAGGAACGGCAGGGGAATGCAGCAGGTGAACCCGCCGGAAATATCCTGCTGGCGACGCAGTCTGTCCAGATGGTCCAGCCTGTCTTCAATGGACTCTATATGACCGAAAAGAATGGAACAGTTTGTGGAAATGCCAAGGGAATGCGCTTCGCCGTGCACGCGCAGCCATTCATCCGCCGTGGACTTGCGCGGGCATATCTGCTCACGCACGGCAGGCGCGAATATCTCGGCACCGCCGCCGGGCATCATTTCAAGCCCTGCCGCCTTCAGGCGGGTAAGCACTTCAAGGGTGGTAATGCCTTCAAGGTGGGCAAAGTGGGCAATTTCCACAGCCGTGAACGCCTTCACCACAATGGAGGGGAAAGCAGCCTTCACCTTGCGTATGGATTCTTCGAAAAAGGAAAGGGGCAAGGTGGGGTGACAACCGCCCACGATATGGATTTCGTTGAAGGGCATGCCGTCGTGGTCGGAAATCTTGCCGACGATGTCGTCCACCGAAAGGCGGTACGCACCGGGCTGTTCCGCCTTCTCTTTCTGGAAGGCGCAGAACAGGCACCCGTTCACGCAAATGTTTGTGTAATTGACGTGTCTGTTCAGAACGTAATAGGCTTTGTCCCCGTTCAGACGGGTGCGCGCATGATGCGCAAGAGCACCAACGGCGTTCATATCGTTACAGGCAAAGAGCCGCGCGCCGTCTTCGACGCTCAGGCGCTCGCCCGCGAGAACCGCATCATGAATGCGTGCCAGCCCCAGGCGGGCAAAATGGTCGGCAGTGAGCATGAATTCCTCCGCTGTTTGGCGACGTTGCATCCCCTTTTCCGCAAGCGGAGGGATGCGCTACGCCGGGTCGTGAGTATCTGCTCAGACCCCCGCCATGTCAACCTTAAGCACAGCAAACCGGCCATTTGACGGCCTTCAGGTAGCAACCATGCAACGTTTTGAACTCGGCATTTCCCCCTGCCCCAACGACACTTTCATTTTTTACGCCCTTGCCAACGGGCGCATAGACCTGCCCTTTTCCGTAGACCTGTTCATGGCGGACGTGGAGCAGCTCAACGCACGCGCCCGCAAGGCGGACATAGCCGTTACCAAGCTCTCGGTAGCCGCCATGGTGGACGCGCTGGACAACTACATTCTGCTGCGGGCCGGCGGGGCGCTGGGCTACGGCTGCGGCCCCATAATGGTGGCAAAGGAAAATGCCTGCGTTTCCAGCCTTGCCAATGCCCGTATAGCCATTCCCGGCCGTATGACCACGGCAAACATGCTGCTCTCTCTGCATGGCGTGCACAAGGGGGAGCGTGTCGAAATGGTGTTTGATGAGGTCATGCCCGCGGTTGCGCGCGGCGATGTTGCCGCAGGCGTGGTAATACACGAAGGCCGCTTCACCTATGCCGGTTACGGACTGGAAAAACTCTTCGACCTCGGCAAGTGGTGGGAAGACGCAACCACCCTGCCCATTCCGCTCGGGGCCATTGCGGTGCGTCGCGATCTGGGCATGGAAACGGCTCTGGCTCTCGAAGACGCCATCCGCCGCAGTCTTGCCTTTGTGCAGGCCAATCCGGAAGAAGCACGCGCATGGATCAAGCAGCACGCGCAGGAAATGGACGACACGGTCATAGACCGCCATATCGAAACCTTCGTCAACAATTTCAGCATGGAACTCGGCGAGGCCGGTCAGGACGCCATACGTATTCTGCTGGAAAAGGCATTCGAAATTGCAGGACGCCCCATGCCAGACCTGCCTCTTTTCGTTCAGGATCAGTCCTGATTATTAGCTTACAAAACAAGGGCCTATTGCCTTTACCCACAAATGTGGTCTAGTATTGCAATCTGAGGCTGAACGGGCAGGCGTATTGCCGCGCCCGCCAGCCTCTGCAGCACCTTCCGGCCACAGGGAGCATGGCAGATGACGGACATCAACACCCCGGAAAACATGATCAACAGCTTTCTCAGGATCAGTGACGAACTGAACCAGCTGAAGGACGTTGATACCATTCTCGACAGGACTCTGCTCGAAGTCCGGGCGCTGACCAATGCGGATGCCGGTTCCATCTTCCTTGTGGAAGAGGACCAGCTGCGCTTCAGCTATGTCCACAACGACACCCTTTTTGCCAAGGATGCCACCAACGCGGCGGTCTATTCCAACTTCGCCGTTCCCATAACCGAGAAATCCATTGTTGGATATTCGGCCCTGTCCGGTGAAACGCTGGTCATTGACGATGCTTACAACCTGCCGGCCGGCACGCCTTTCAGCTTTAACGAGTCCTACGACAGGGCCACCGGCTACCACACAACGTCCATCATGGCCATTCCGCTCAAGATGGCGCAGGGCAAACTTGTGGGCGTAATGCAGATTCTCAACGCCAAGGACAGCTATGGCAGGTACATCCCCTTTGACAAACAGGCGAAGACCTACGTCACCCTTTTTGCCAACAACACGGCCATAGCCATTGAACGCGGTATTCTGACCCGCGAACTGATTCTGCGCATGATGAAGATGGCCGAGCTGCGCGACCCTTCGGAAACCGGCGCTCACGTCCAGCGTGTAGGGGCCTATTCCGCCGAAATCTATCACCGCTACGCCCTGAACAAGGGAACGCCCATCAGGGAACTGAAGCGCACCAAAGACCTTCTCCGCCTTGCCGCCATGCTGCACGATGTGGGCAAGGTGGGCATTTCCGATTCCATTCTCAAAAAGCCCGCCAAGCTGACCGAAGAGGAATTCGGCGTCATAAAGATGCACACGGTGTTCGGCGCAAGGCTGTTTGAGAATGCCACATCCGACCTTGATGTCATGTGCCGCGACATTGCCCTGAACCACCATGAAAAGTGGGTGGGCAACGGGTATCCCGGTGTCATGGACAACGTCTTCGAAGGGCAGCCGCATCTGGGCAAGCGCGGTAAATCCGGCGAAGAGATTCCCCTTGTGGCCCGCATATGTGCTCTGGCCGATGTGTATGATGCCCTTGTCTCCGCACGTTCCTACAAGGATCCCTACCCGGAGGACAAAGTGCTTGATATCATCCGGCAGGACACCGGCACCCATTTCGATCCGGAAGTGGTGGAAGCCTTCATGCAGATTCACGACGTCATTCTGGCCATTCGCGCCAAGTACAACCAGAAGTAACGCCCGCTTTCGCGGGCGTTTCAAGTTAATGGCAAACCCTCGTTTTCAGTAAAACCGCATTTCCGTTAAGCCGGAACTGAAGTCCAGAAACGAATTTTCATCGCGTATACGAGGTTCAGGAACGTTAGGTTCCTCCCCGGCGGAGCCAAAAATACCAAAAAATGACTTCGTCAGCAGTCTGAACGCCCGCTTTCGCGGGCGTTTTCATGTCTACACCATCAGTATGGTAGATCCTGTCGTATTGCGGGCTTCCAGCGCCCGATGCGCTGCCGCTGCCTCATGCAGGGCAAAACGCTGGCCGATGGAAATGTGCACGGCTCCCTTCTGCACCACCTCAAACAGATCACGAGCATGGGCCAAAAGATCTTCCCGCGCCTCGGTATAGTGCATGAGGCTCGGGCGGGTGAGAAACAGCGATCCCTTGGCCGCCAGTATGCCGGGATCAAAAGGCGGCACAGAGCCGGAGGACTGGCCGAAGGATACCAGCATGCCCATGGGCCTGAGACAGCTCAGGGACTTCATGAACGTGCTCTTGCCCACGGAATCGTACACCACGTCCACGCCCCTGCCTTCGGTCAGCTGCATGACCTTGGCGACAAAATCCTCATCACGGTAGAGAATTGGATGCTGGCAGCCGTTTGCGCGGGCCACTTCCGCCTTGGCAACCGAACCCACCGTGCCGATAACGGTAGCCCCGAGGTGCCGCGCCCATTGGCAGACCACCGACCCCACGCCACCTGCGGCAGCGTGAATGAGAATCGTATCCCCTGCCTTGAGCGGAAAACAGCCGAAGAGCAGATAGCGGGCTGTCATGCCGCGCAGCATCATGCCTGCGGCCTGATCGAAGGGAATGGCATCCGGCAGCGGTACCAGCCTGCGGGCCGGAATGAGCCGCACTTCGGCATAGGCACCGGGAGGATTGCCCGCATAGGCCACCCTGTCTCCGGGCCTGAATTCGGTAACTCCGTCTCCCACCGCCTCCACCACACCGGCACCTTCCATCCCGATTATTGCAGGCAGAGTGGGCAGCGGATAGAGCCCGCTGCGGTGATACACATCTATGAAGTTGACACCGACAGCCACGTGGCGAAGCAACACCTCTCCGGATGACGGTTCACCGGGATCATATGCCTCCCACTGGAGCATGTCGGGTCCGCCTGTCGCATGCATGCGGATCGCGTGAGTCATATATATCTCTCCTTGCTGCGGGCTGCCCGTTCCGGAACACCCGAAAGCGGACTCCCACGGTTCCATATATACCGCAATCCGGCGATTCGTGTGAAGCCCAAATGCATAGCAGGCACAAAAAGACTTCGCCTGCACTCCGGTGCTACTCGGCACTCACTTTCCGCCCCACCTCGACAAACCGCACCACGCCTCTCCGGTACCTGGCAAAGGCACAAAAAAAGAGCCGGATGCGCATAAACGCATCCGGCCCAGAACAAGCTGCTCGCAGCGGAACTACTTGATGGAATCGACAGTGTACTTGGCTTCGATCCAGGAGGTGATGCCGCCGGGCTGACGGTACACATTGGTGTAGCCGAGCTTGCGCGCCCATGCAGCACCGTTGTGAGA carries:
- the mqnE gene encoding aminofutalosine synthase MqnE; this encodes MLTADHFARLGLARIHDAVLAGERLSVEDGARLFACNDMNAVGALAHHARTRLNGDKAYYVLNRHVNYTNICVNGCLFCAFQKEKAEQPGAYRLSVDDIVGKISDHDGMPFNEIHIVGGCHPTLPLSFFEESIRKVKAAFPSIVVKAFTAVEIAHFAHLEGITTLEVLTRLKAAGLEMMPGGGAEIFAPAVREQICPRKSTADEWLRVHGEAHSLGISTNCSILFGHIESIEDRLDHLDRLRRQQDISGGFTCCIPLPFLTENSLLKLPAERYGEHNGLDKLKTIALCRLMLDNIPHIKSYWVMLGVKTAQTALYFGADDLDGTIVEEKIGHDAGAQSDQAMTTVQLDEMIRRSGFTPVRRDAFYNPVQSGASACGCAGKGGAA
- a CDS encoding HD domain-containing phosphohydrolase codes for the protein MTDINTPENMINSFLRISDELNQLKDVDTILDRTLLEVRALTNADAGSIFLVEEDQLRFSYVHNDTLFAKDATNAAVYSNFAVPITEKSIVGYSALSGETLVIDDAYNLPAGTPFSFNESYDRATGYHTTSIMAIPLKMAQGKLVGVMQILNAKDSYGRYIPFDKQAKTYVTLFANNTAIAIERGILTRELILRMMKMAELRDPSETGAHVQRVGAYSAEIYHRYALNKGTPIRELKRTKDLLRLAAMLHDVGKVGISDSILKKPAKLTEEEFGVIKMHTVFGARLFENATSDLDVMCRDIALNHHEKWVGNGYPGVMDNVFEGQPHLGKRGKSGEEIPLVARICALADVYDALVSARSYKDPYPEDKVLDIIRQDTGTHFDPEVVEAFMQIHDVILAIRAKYNQK
- a CDS encoding 1,4-dihydroxy-6-naphthoate synthase, yielding MQRFELGISPCPNDTFIFYALANGRIDLPFSVDLFMADVEQLNARARKADIAVTKLSVAAMVDALDNYILLRAGGALGYGCGPIMVAKENACVSSLANARIAIPGRMTTANMLLSLHGVHKGERVEMVFDEVMPAVARGDVAAGVVIHEGRFTYAGYGLEKLFDLGKWWEDATTLPIPLGAIAVRRDLGMETALALEDAIRRSLAFVQANPEEARAWIKQHAQEMDDTVIDRHIETFVNNFSMELGEAGQDAIRILLEKAFEIAGRPMPDLPLFVQDQS
- a CDS encoding quinone oxidoreductase family protein — its product is MTHAIRMHATGGPDMLQWEAYDPGEPSSGEVLLRHVAVGVNFIDVYHRSGLYPLPTLPAIIGMEGAGVVEAVGDGVTEFRPGDRVAYAGNPPGAYAEVRLIPARRLVPLPDAIPFDQAAGMMLRGMTARYLLFGCFPLKAGDTILIHAAAGGVGSVVCQWARHLGATVIGTVGSVAKAEVARANGCQHPILYRDEDFVAKVMQLTEGRGVDVVYDSVGKSTFMKSLSCLRPMGMLVSFGQSSGSVPPFDPGILAAKGSLFLTRPSLMHYTEAREDLLAHARDLFEVVQKGAVHISIGQRFALHEAAAAHRALEARNTTGSTILMV